The Lactobacillus sp. CBA3605 genome contains a region encoding:
- a CDS encoding NupC/NupG family nucleoside CNT transporter: MVFNLVVNIIGIVVFIAIAYVFSKQKHAIHWRSIGVMLVLELLLAWFLTGSQVGVDAVKAAADGFTWLVDVSYDGIAFALASWVNVKQMDFVTSSLLPILLIVPLFDILTYIGVLPWIIKWVGRGLAYITGQPKFESFFVVEMMFLGNTEALAVSQLQLKQMKAQRNLTIAMMSMSCVTASILGAYIKMMPGQFILTAVPMNVLNAAIITAILNPVDVKPEEDTIAKVGSSAAVEETTATTATSGSETLADEQVQAAKPVREPFFSFLGDSILGAGKLILIIAANVIAFVALAKLIDKLLGLINTNLSLENIFGVIMFPFAWLLGFNAHDAFQMASYMGTKLVTNEFVVMGEVTGKVNDFAPHFRAVLTVFLTSFANFSTVGMIIGAFKGIVSREKNDLISRNVGYLLLSGILVSLLSAGVVGLFVW, encoded by the coding sequence ATGGTATTTAACTTGGTGGTTAATATTATTGGGATTGTGGTCTTTATTGCAATTGCCTACGTATTCTCCAAGCAAAAACACGCGATTCATTGGCGTTCAATCGGTGTTATGTTGGTTTTAGAATTATTGTTAGCATGGTTCTTAACCGGTTCACAAGTTGGGGTTGATGCGGTTAAAGCAGCAGCCGATGGGTTTACTTGGCTGGTTGATGTTTCATACGATGGGATTGCATTTGCATTGGCTAGTTGGGTCAACGTTAAACAAATGGATTTCGTTACCAGTTCACTGTTACCAATTTTATTAATTGTGCCATTATTTGATATTTTGACATATATCGGCGTTTTACCATGGATTATTAAATGGGTCGGTCGTGGTTTGGCTTATATTACGGGTCAACCAAAGTTCGAATCATTCTTCGTTGTTGAAATGATGTTTTTAGGTAATACCGAAGCGCTTGCTGTTTCACAGTTACAACTAAAACAGATGAAAGCGCAACGTAACTTAACCATTGCGATGATGTCGATGAGTTGTGTAACTGCCTCTATTCTGGGTGCTTATATTAAGATGATGCCTGGTCAATTTATTTTGACGGCGGTGCCAATGAACGTCTTAAATGCGGCTATCATTACGGCCATCTTAAATCCAGTTGATGTGAAACCAGAAGAAGATACCATTGCCAAAGTTGGTAGTAGTGCTGCCGTTGAAGAAACGACGGCAACGACCGCAACTAGCGGCTCTGAAACCTTGGCGGATGAACAAGTTCAAGCAGCTAAGCCAGTGCGCGAACCATTCTTCTCTTTCTTAGGTGATTCAATTCTTGGCGCTGGTAAGTTAATCTTGATTATCGCTGCCAACGTCATTGCCTTTGTGGCTTTAGCGAAGTTAATTGATAAGTTGTTAGGTTTAATTAACACGAACCTCTCACTTGAAAATATCTTTGGGGTAATCATGTTCCCATTTGCCTGGTTACTGGGTTTCAATGCCCACGATGCCTTCCAAATGGCCTCTTACATGGGGACCAAGTTGGTCACGAATGAATTCGTGGTCATGGGTGAAGTTACGGGTAAAGTTAACGATTTTGCCCCCCATTTTAGAGCAGTCTTAACGGTCTTCTTGACATCATTTGCCAACTTCTCAACAGTTGGGATGATTATTGGGGCGTTCAAGGGGATTGTGAGTCGTGAAAAGAATGACTTGATTTCACGTAACGTGGGCTATTTGCTGTTATCTGGGATTTTAGTTTCCCTCTTGTCAGCCGGCGTAGTTGGGTTATTCGTTTGGTAA
- a CDS encoding LysR family transcriptional regulator has product MANFAYEVFATVVAQKTFYQAAATLNVTPSAVSHSVNQLEKALGFPLFIRNRSGVELTSDGQQVLPYVQEILNTESNLRQVADNIQGLHSGSVRIGGFSSVCINWLPRIIRRFNHEYPDIEISVVQGNFNEITKWAKIGTIDVGFTSLPVNDNLLAHALINDPIYCVTPAGFVPANGRYMTKADVMDQNFILQQSDYDRDTKLALDHYHVTNNFLRFSIDDQSIISMVESGLGMGILPKLALKKLTGDVNTYPFAEPYNREIALVANKTQATAPSTAMMIRAIKQFLTTEYPTEMLWQSH; this is encoded by the coding sequence ATGGCAAATTTTGCGTATGAAGTTTTTGCAACCGTTGTGGCCCAAAAAACCTTTTATCAAGCGGCTGCGACCTTGAATGTGACCCCTAGTGCGGTCAGTCATTCTGTGAATCAACTTGAAAAGGCACTCGGCTTTCCTTTATTTATTCGTAACCGTTCGGGGGTTGAACTTACCAGTGACGGGCAACAAGTGCTACCTTATGTACAAGAAATCTTGAATACTGAAAGTAATCTGCGCCAAGTAGCTGATAATATTCAGGGGTTACATTCTGGCTCAGTTCGAATCGGTGGTTTCAGCAGTGTTTGTATCAATTGGTTACCCCGAATTATTCGACGGTTTAACCATGAATATCCCGATATTGAAATTTCGGTGGTCCAAGGAAATTTCAATGAAATTACTAAGTGGGCGAAGATTGGGACGATTGACGTGGGCTTCACGTCGCTACCCGTTAATGATAATTTATTAGCGCATGCTTTAATTAATGACCCCATCTATTGCGTGACCCCAGCCGGCTTTGTCCCCGCTAACGGTCGGTATATGACGAAGGCGGATGTCATGGATCAAAATTTTATTTTGCAGCAAAGCGATTATGACCGTGATACGAAGTTGGCTTTGGATCATTATCATGTGACGAATAACTTTTTACGGTTTTCGATTGATGATCAATCTATCATTTCGATGGTGGAATCTGGTTTGGGCATGGGAATTTTACCGAAGTTAGCGTTGAAAAAATTAACGGGGGACGTGAATACGTATCCGTTTGCGGAACCGTATAATCGTGAGATTGCGTTAGTTGCCAATAAAACACAGGCCACAGCGCCTTCAACTGCAATGATGATTCGGGCCATCAAGCAGTTTTTGACGACTGAATATCCCACCGAAATGCTGTGGCAATCGCATTAG
- a CDS encoding PLP-dependent aminotransferase family protein encodes MKKLFANRVLTNDTTDLDNIFKNSANPENISFAGGFPDVRLFPEQALQQAYHDAIEQQGPAIFQYQSTQGPLALRQKLATRMAQQASVTTTAANILLTQGGQQAIDLVAKLLLNHGDAMVVEGPTYMGALAAFDTYEPTYYEVPVDQDGMNLRRLQQTLKAHPEIKLIYTIPDFHNPTGTTLTAKRRQAMVALANQYDVIILEDSPYRDLRYSGQAIPAIKHYDTEGRVIFISSFSKILSPALRTGWLVADDELMAQLVGLKSAVDVQSPNVTLAAINAYLDQNDLDAHIATLNQAYQVKRDAMLQALDRYFPKNVTYTRPAGGFFIWVTLPTTIDAQQLLTDVVLPQAHVAYVPSACQFASRTVKNGLRLNFTSLDPTTITAGIQRLGQLLQPAPVTATKPRLKTSFQF; translated from the coding sequence ATGAAAAAACTATTTGCGAACCGCGTCTTAACTAATGACACAACTGATCTCGATAATATTTTCAAAAATAGCGCCAATCCGGAAAACATTTCCTTTGCTGGCGGTTTTCCTGATGTCCGCTTATTTCCCGAGCAGGCTTTACAACAAGCCTATCATGACGCAATTGAACAGCAGGGACCGGCTATTTTTCAATATCAATCCACCCAAGGACCGCTGGCGCTGCGACAAAAGTTAGCAACGCGCATGGCACAACAGGCCAGCGTGACAACGACCGCCGCTAATATCTTGCTCACTCAAGGCGGACAGCAAGCCATCGACTTGGTTGCTAAATTACTCTTAAATCATGGCGATGCCATGGTCGTTGAAGGCCCAACTTACATGGGTGCCTTAGCTGCATTTGACACCTACGAGCCTACCTACTATGAAGTGCCAGTCGATCAAGATGGCATGAACCTGCGGCGGCTACAGCAAACTCTGAAAGCACATCCTGAAATCAAACTCATCTATACGATTCCTGATTTTCATAATCCAACTGGGACGACCCTCACTGCTAAACGACGGCAGGCGATGGTGGCCTTAGCTAATCAATACGATGTCATCATTTTAGAGGACAGCCCTTATCGCGACTTACGTTACAGCGGACAAGCCATTCCCGCTATCAAACACTATGATACTGAAGGCCGGGTGATCTTCATTTCCAGCTTCTCTAAGATTTTATCACCAGCTTTACGAACCGGCTGGTTAGTTGCTGACGACGAACTTATGGCCCAATTGGTTGGGTTAAAATCAGCCGTCGATGTCCAATCACCTAATGTGACCTTGGCAGCGATTAATGCTTACTTAGATCAAAATGATCTAGATGCGCACATTGCAACCCTGAACCAAGCCTACCAAGTTAAGCGCGACGCCATGTTACAAGCATTGGATCGTTACTTCCCTAAAAATGTGACTTATACGCGCCCGGCTGGTGGTTTCTTCATCTGGGTCACGTTGCCTACAACTATCGATGCTCAGCAATTGTTAACTGATGTGGTTTTACCACAAGCACACGTCGCTTATGTCCCTTCCGCTTGTCAATTCGCTAGTCGCACCGTTAAAAACGGCCTCCGACTAAATTTTACTAGTCTCGACCCAACGACAATTACAGCCGGCATTCAGCGCTTAGGTCAGTTACTTCAACCCGCGCCCGTAACCGCAACTAAACCACGGTTAAAAACCAGTTTTCAATTTTAA
- a CDS encoding transporter substrate-binding domain-containing protein, with protein MKKWIKKLGLIALGLTLAVTLTACGQKSHSTTTRATTNLNLQQAGTLTIGLEGTFQPYSYRKNGQLTGFEVDLGRAIAKKMGLKAKFVPTKFDALIAGLAVNKYDVVINDIAETPQRQQKYLFSTPYIYSKSQLAVKKNATIKQLSAIKGQKVAQTTTSNNAADAKRLGATVVPTDGFEQSIALVTQGRVSGTINSREAFYAYFKQNPTANLKLIDAGNAIKTQKIGAIVTKKHAKLQQRLSTAIRALRQDGTLTKLSKRYFGGDVTKP; from the coding sequence ATGAAAAAATGGATCAAAAAATTAGGGTTAATCGCTTTGGGCCTCACACTCGCAGTCACTCTCACCGCCTGTGGTCAAAAATCACATTCAACGACCACCCGAGCAACCACTAACTTGAATTTGCAACAAGCTGGTACCTTGACCATCGGGCTAGAAGGCACCTTCCAACCTTATAGTTATCGCAAAAACGGCCAATTAACCGGCTTTGAAGTTGACTTAGGTCGCGCCATTGCCAAAAAAATGGGCTTAAAGGCCAAGTTTGTGCCGACTAAGTTTGATGCGTTAATTGCTGGTTTAGCAGTCAACAAATATGATGTCGTCATTAACGATATTGCAGAAACACCGCAGCGTCAGCAAAAATATTTATTTTCAACGCCATACATTTATTCAAAATCTCAATTAGCCGTTAAAAAGAATGCCACAATTAAACAACTATCTGCAATCAAAGGTCAAAAAGTTGCCCAGACAACCACTAGTAATAATGCCGCTGATGCCAAGCGTTTAGGCGCAACCGTCGTCCCGACCGATGGCTTTGAGCAATCAATTGCGCTCGTGACCCAAGGACGGGTCAGCGGAACCATTAATTCACGCGAAGCTTTCTATGCTTACTTCAAACAAAATCCAACGGCGAATTTAAAACTAATCGATGCGGGCAACGCGATTAAAACGCAAAAAATTGGCGCCATTGTCACTAAAAAGCACGCCAAGTTACAACAACGCTTATCAACCGCTATCCGGGCGTTACGCCAAGATGGCACACTCACAAAACTCTCAAAGCGCTACTTTGGTGGCGATGTAACCAAACCTTAG
- a CDS encoding transporter substrate-binding domain-containing protein — MKRVIKRLSLAVFGVALAVVLTACGNSSNQSSSTSSDLGLQTPGTLTVGLEGTFKPYSYRKDGKLTGFEVDLARAVAKKMGVKVKFVPTKFDSLIAGLDVNKYDIVINNISQNKQREKKYLFSTPYIYSKSQLAVKKSNKAIKKITDIKGQKVAETTTSNNATDAKRLGATITPTDGFQQSIDLVEQGRVAGTINSGESFYAYLKQQPNANIRLISAGSAIATQKIGAIVTKKHPKLQKQVSKAIRELRQDGTLTKLSKQYFGADVTNK; from the coding sequence ATGAAACGAGTTATTAAACGACTAAGTTTAGCCGTTTTCGGGGTAGCCCTGGCAGTGGTCTTAACTGCTTGTGGTAATAGTTCCAACCAATCTAGCAGTACCAGTTCTGACCTTGGCTTACAAACACCGGGGACGTTGACCGTGGGTCTAGAAGGAACTTTCAAACCATATAGTTATCGTAAAGATGGTAAGTTGACTGGGTTTGAAGTCGATTTAGCCCGCGCAGTTGCTAAAAAAATGGGCGTTAAAGTCAAATTTGTGCCAACCAAATTTGATTCTTTGATTGCCGGTTTAGATGTCAATAAATATGATATCGTCATTAATAATATTTCTCAAAATAAGCAACGGGAAAAGAAATATTTATTTTCGACACCTTACATCTATTCCAAGTCACAATTAGCTGTTAAGAAATCAAACAAAGCCATTAAAAAGATCACTGATATTAAAGGTCAAAAAGTGGCTGAAACGACGACTAGTAACAATGCCACTGATGCCAAACGCCTTGGTGCCACGATTACACCAACTGACGGCTTCCAACAATCCATTGATCTCGTTGAACAAGGTCGTGTTGCTGGAACAATTAACTCCGGCGAATCTTTCTATGCTTACTTGAAGCAACAGCCTAACGCTAATATTCGTTTAATTAGTGCTGGTAGCGCAATTGCCACGCAAAAAATCGGGGCCATTGTGACTAAGAAACATCCTAAATTACAAAAACAAGTTTCTAAAGCGATTCGCGAGTTACGCCAAGATGGCACTTTAACGAAACTTTCCAAACAATATTTTGGTGCTGATGTCACTAACAAATAA
- a CDS encoding amino acid ABC transporter permease translates to MESIWHIIITSTPQIALAGLKYTIPIALISFILGLILAVLTALTKLSPRHGWFSILKAIAYFYVWLFRSTPLLVQLFIVYFGLPYLKIKGLFPNGIQLDPWTAGITTFSLNTGAYCAETIRASILSISQGQWEAAYSIGMTKPQVLRRIILPQAARVSLPPLSNSFIGLVKDTSLAASITIIEMFEVSQQIAAENYQPLVMYALVAAFYAVLCSILSGLQGYLEKRTSRYISPIN, encoded by the coding sequence ATGGAATCCATTTGGCACATTATTATTACTTCAACGCCTCAAATCGCCTTGGCTGGCTTAAAATACACAATCCCGATTGCCTTAATTTCATTTATCTTAGGCCTAATCTTAGCCGTATTGACCGCATTAACTAAATTGTCTCCTCGCCATGGTTGGTTTTCAATTCTGAAAGCCATTGCTTACTTTTATGTTTGGCTCTTTCGGAGCACCCCATTATTAGTGCAATTATTCATTGTTTACTTTGGCCTGCCATACTTGAAAATCAAGGGACTTTTTCCTAATGGGATTCAACTTGATCCGTGGACAGCCGGTATTACGACTTTCTCCCTCAATACTGGTGCCTATTGTGCCGAGACCATCCGAGCTTCAATCTTGTCCATTTCACAAGGTCAATGGGAGGCCGCTTATTCCATCGGGATGACTAAGCCGCAAGTCTTACGTCGCATTATCTTGCCTCAAGCAGCTCGCGTCTCGTTGCCACCACTATCGAATAGTTTTATCGGCCTAGTCAAGGATACTTCCCTGGCAGCCTCAATTACCATTATTGAAATGTTTGAAGTGAGTCAACAAATTGCCGCTGAAAACTACCAACCTTTGGTCATGTACGCATTAGTCGCCGCTTTTTATGCCGTCTTGTGCTCGATTCTTAGTGGCTTACAAGGCTATCTTGAAAAACGGACCTCGCGTTACATTAGCCCCATTAATTAG
- a CDS encoding amino acid ABC transporter ATP-binding protein, translating to MIKFEHVNKTFGEHPALIDINTEFKAHQTTVIVGPSGSGKSTLLRSLNLLEHPESGQYHFNDLTIDFAKPLTNKTILTLRRKTGMVFQSYNLFPHLTVIKNVMEGPIQVLKQPVATAQKTALDLLTRVGLADKADAFPSQLSGGQQQRVAIARSLAMNPEYILLDEPTSALDPELEAGVLRVLLDLAREKDSMVIVTHNLEFARAVADKILFVENGKILFDGTPTEFFKEPTQRISDFLAAMTFTTISDKANQ from the coding sequence GTGATTAAATTTGAACACGTCAATAAAACTTTCGGTGAGCATCCCGCTTTAATCGATATTAATACTGAATTTAAGGCCCACCAAACCACGGTCATCGTTGGTCCTTCAGGATCCGGGAAATCAACCTTGTTACGATCACTTAACTTATTAGAACATCCTGAAAGTGGCCAATATCACTTCAATGACCTAACCATTGATTTCGCCAAACCACTGACCAATAAAACAATTTTAACGTTACGCCGCAAAACGGGGATGGTATTTCAAAGCTATAACCTCTTCCCACATTTGACCGTCATTAAAAATGTGATGGAGGGTCCCATTCAGGTTTTGAAACAACCCGTAGCGACTGCCCAAAAAACAGCCCTCGACTTGCTGACTAGAGTTGGGCTAGCTGACAAAGCTGATGCCTTTCCCAGCCAACTTTCAGGCGGTCAACAGCAACGTGTCGCAATTGCCCGCTCGCTGGCGATGAATCCGGAGTATATTCTCCTCGATGAACCGACCAGTGCCTTGGATCCAGAATTGGAAGCCGGCGTGTTACGTGTGCTGCTAGACTTAGCCCGCGAAAAAGACTCGATGGTCATTGTGACGCATAACTTAGAATTTGCCCGCGCGGTTGCTGATAAGATTCTCTTCGTTGAAAACGGTAAAATCTTATTTGATGGCACTCCGACCGAATTCTTCAAGGAACCGACCCAACGAATTTCCGATTTCTTAGCCGCCATGACCTTTACCACCATTTCTGATAAAGCTAATCAATAA
- a CDS encoding PadR family transcriptional regulator gives MAIQISSELLDGCVLALLQTEDFYGYALTQRLQASVSVSESTLYPVLRRLKKNAWVTTYDQAYQGRNRRYYQITAAGMTQLAVIQQDWQTYNQAINTLLKGEASS, from the coding sequence ATGGCGATTCAAATTAGCTCCGAACTGTTGGACGGCTGCGTCTTAGCCCTGCTACAGACGGAAGATTTTTACGGTTATGCCTTAACTCAACGACTACAAGCATCCGTTTCGGTCTCTGAATCAACGCTATATCCAGTTTTGAGGCGCCTTAAAAAGAATGCATGGGTCACGACTTATGACCAAGCTTATCAGGGTCGTAACCGGCGTTACTATCAGATTACAGCCGCTGGGATGACACAACTCGCCGTCATTCAACAAGACTGGCAGACTTACAATCAAGCCATTAATACTTTATTAAAGGGGGAAGCATCTTCATGA
- a CDS encoding DUF1700 domain-containing protein, producing the protein MTDYLNKFAALLVQLQADERDEVIEFYREYLLDADIQNYADCVAELGAPKQLARKVLADYSIRFNENLNANTSKHQKSKSGMRTIWWVILALLSTPITIPALLVILGVLLALAIMVFAMAVVIVVGFVTVTILALTMITAGIGLFMQSLGTALFYLGIGLALLGIELLILPLVLWFIGLIIQGVSTIIQRLYQRFVTRNRAERGQRHEKNH; encoded by the coding sequence ATGACAGACTATCTAAATAAATTCGCCGCCTTACTCGTCCAATTACAAGCGGATGAGCGAGACGAAGTAATCGAATTTTATCGCGAATATTTATTAGACGCTGACATTCAAAACTATGCTGATTGCGTCGCCGAACTGGGAGCGCCGAAGCAGCTCGCCCGCAAGGTTTTGGCCGATTATTCTATCCGTTTCAATGAAAATCTCAACGCCAACACCTCGAAACATCAAAAATCTAAATCCGGGATGCGCACAATCTGGTGGGTTATCTTAGCGCTGCTATCCACACCGATTACGATTCCAGCATTATTAGTCATTCTGGGCGTCTTACTAGCATTAGCTATTATGGTATTCGCCATGGCCGTCGTTATCGTTGTGGGCTTTGTCACTGTGACTATCTTGGCCTTAACCATGATTACTGCCGGCATTGGCCTCTTTATGCAGTCGCTAGGAACCGCCCTCTTCTATCTGGGCATCGGCTTGGCACTACTTGGCATTGAATTGCTGATTCTACCGTTAGTCCTCTGGTTCATTGGCCTGATTATCCAAGGCGTTTCAACTATTATTCAGCGACTCTACCAACGTTTCGTGACCCGCAATCGTGCAGAAAGGGGGCAACGTCATGAAAAAAACCATTAA
- a CDS encoding DUF4097 family beta strand repeat-containing protein: MKKTIKIGFCLLILGAILIIFGIANNGIQSVYWQNGFHVLKQTTRTYHPKTIKTITLATASNVIIRRGDTTKIQVTTSHNRPMITTDQGHVTIKSTATNTTGFLLQSASDVTIITLPQAAKLTTVTATANQVGNLRLSNLNIDRLNLSGQGAVNLNQVTVAQPLTLDTTDDVHLNQVQAPSLTIGTEADDIHITKSQFTKTASSIKTTDGDISIHQTTFKSGHISSDEGDIVLHDNHVQQRLTVNATDGDITVRAPHQVGINATTSEGDLSIFDWQSDDQHHYQVHTDATSQYDLTTTDGDITVTAA, from the coding sequence ATGAAAAAAACCATTAAAATCGGCTTTTGCTTATTAATTCTAGGTGCCATTCTCATTATCTTTGGTATCGCTAATAATGGGATTCAGTCCGTTTATTGGCAAAATGGGTTCCACGTGTTAAAGCAGACCACGCGAACCTATCATCCAAAAACCATTAAAACGATCACGTTAGCGACTGCCAGTAATGTCATTATTCGGCGTGGCGACACGACTAAGATTCAAGTCACAACTAGTCATAATCGACCAATGATTACGACTGATCAAGGCCACGTCACTATCAAGTCTACAGCGACTAACACGACCGGATTTTTACTACAATCTGCGAGTGATGTGACTATTATTACGCTGCCACAAGCTGCTAAGTTAACCACCGTCACCGCAACGGCTAATCAAGTTGGTAATTTGCGCCTGAGTAATCTGAACATCGACCGCTTAAATCTAAGTGGTCAGGGGGCCGTTAATCTGAATCAAGTCACCGTGGCACAACCATTAACGTTAGACACAACCGATGATGTTCATCTCAATCAGGTCCAGGCTCCCAGCTTAACCATTGGGACTGAAGCAGATGACATTCATATTACCAAAAGTCAATTTACCAAAACCGCTTCAAGTATTAAAACAACCGATGGTGATATTAGCATTCACCAAACGACCTTTAAAAGTGGGCACATTAGTAGTGATGAGGGCGATATCGTCTTACACGATAATCACGTACAACAACGGCTCACGGTTAACGCTACCGATGGCGATATTACTGTTCGGGCCCCTCATCAAGTGGGCATTAACGCAACGACCAGTGAAGGTGACCTCTCAATCTTTGATTGGCAAAGTGATGACCAGCACCACTACCAAGTCCATACCGACGCCACTAGTCAATATGACTTAACCACTACCGATGGCGACATTACCGTCACTGCCGCTTAA
- a CDS encoding GGDEF domain-containing protein → MQLDKLLNLFVNDFFNMKTVITTLITTGLITIMTLLTYGLEQRAVKVRRRRFTFLVHGIEAGSVVLSMIILRQIFWTVNSGSVVSWSYATAQLTVLLFSLYTMRNLAVEIVNILMPIFIYAQGMYMGHGAHFVAVFIIMTVLLSGTIIYISHHRTSMMNSQWRYLALQLVYGGTWWFIIWSVHRFQLAYTINILIVFVAYMWIVRFCVQRVSRLIDRFTQLDQKANYDELTGVRNRFSFDTVTREVFEVYQKRTNVPVTMAMFDIDHFKQFNDQYGHTTGDAVLKHVAQHFDQSLFQAKTRGQLFRYGGEEFVIIFRGRSATDAQQIMTTIRDSLQRTPIDFEAQKLMVTVSFGVSELQTTDVTLTDWFERVDQYLYQSKTAGRNRMTIEGQTVTLS, encoded by the coding sequence ATGCAACTAGATAAACTATTGAATTTGTTTGTAAATGATTTTTTTAATATGAAGACGGTCATTACGACCTTGATTACGACCGGGTTGATTACTATTATGACCCTATTAACTTATGGTTTAGAACAACGAGCAGTAAAAGTACGGCGTCGGCGATTTACTTTTTTAGTTCATGGAATTGAAGCCGGTAGCGTCGTCTTAAGCATGATCATATTGCGTCAGATATTTTGGACGGTTAACTCTGGCAGTGTAGTCAGTTGGTCATATGCGACGGCTCAACTAACGGTGTTACTTTTTAGTCTCTATACAATGCGAAATTTAGCGGTTGAAATCGTTAATATTTTAATGCCGATTTTTATTTATGCCCAAGGGATGTATATGGGCCATGGTGCCCATTTTGTAGCGGTTTTTATTATAATGACGGTCTTGTTATCTGGTACGATTATTTATATTTCGCACCATCGAACTAGCATGATGAACTCACAATGGCGGTACCTCGCTTTACAACTTGTTTATGGGGGGACTTGGTGGTTCATTATCTGGTCGGTGCATCGGTTTCAATTGGCGTACACGATTAATATATTAATCGTGTTTGTCGCTTATATGTGGATCGTGCGTTTTTGCGTGCAACGGGTTAGTCGCTTGATTGACCGTTTTACTCAACTGGATCAAAAAGCAAACTATGATGAATTAACGGGTGTTCGTAACCGATTTAGCTTTGATACAGTGACGCGCGAAGTTTTTGAGGTTTATCAAAAACGGACCAACGTGCCAGTGACGATGGCGATGTTTGATATTGACCATTTTAAGCAGTTTAATGATCAGTATGGTCATACGACAGGGGATGCGGTTTTAAAACACGTGGCACAGCATTTCGACCAATCCTTGTTCCAAGCTAAGACACGCGGGCAATTGTTCCGGTACGGTGGCGAGGAATTTGTAATTATTTTTCGGGGCCGTTCAGCAACAGATGCGCAACAGATTATGACCACAATTCGTGATAGTCTACAACGTACACCGATTGATTTTGAAGCACAAAAATTAATGGTGACGGTATCGTTTGGGGTTTCAGAATTACAGACAACGGATGTAACGCTTACGGATTGGTTTGAACGTGTCGATCAATACTTGTATCAATCGAAGACTGCTGGTCGTAATCGGATGACGATTGAAGGTCAAACGGTAACCTTATCGTAA